The following proteins come from a genomic window of Nitrospira sp.:
- a CDS encoding MATE family efflux transporter: protein MGNGVTQIRRSVMTLALPVTLTTLLQRAEGIVAVFLVGGLGATSIAAVGLGQLLAFVATTLVSGISVGTNVIVAQLWGARRRQDAGEAARHFLWLSIGVSILLAGLGIAGNLLVMQQLGAESAVIELALPYSTLIFLVIPCTVLIQVLSSILQGTGDTKTPMYGLIGVNLLHVFLAYPLIYGQWGAPAMGLKGAAIAVGVAEVTGMFYLLLRCRPILKQSSTLRLDLIRSIWDVGASVSGERIVQQAGIFIYTKLVLLYGTVAYAAHQVGLSIESFSFLPGYGLAIAAATMVGQSIGAGKYTRAKLENWEANRLAIMIMTGMGILFFFFPYTLLHAFTTDDAVIELGTTFLKIVALLQVPLALTMVLAGSLRGAGDTRFIMGATMIGMWGVRVPLALVAALWLRQSVSFIWAAMIADWTVRMGLLLWRYQSERWRQIQVIR from the coding sequence ATGGGCAACGGTGTCACCCAGATCAGACGGTCCGTGATGACGTTGGCACTTCCCGTCACGCTGACCACGCTGCTCCAACGAGCCGAAGGCATTGTCGCCGTCTTCTTAGTCGGGGGGCTGGGTGCCACATCAATCGCCGCAGTCGGTCTGGGTCAACTGCTGGCCTTCGTGGCCACGACTCTGGTCTCTGGAATTTCAGTCGGGACCAATGTGATCGTTGCCCAGTTATGGGGAGCGCGGCGTCGACAAGACGCCGGAGAAGCGGCTCGTCACTTCTTATGGCTTTCGATCGGCGTCTCGATCCTGTTGGCTGGCCTTGGGATCGCCGGCAATCTGCTCGTCATGCAGCAACTCGGTGCGGAATCCGCTGTCATTGAGCTCGCCCTCCCCTATTCGACACTCATCTTCCTCGTGATTCCCTGTACGGTCCTCATCCAGGTCTTGTCGTCCATCCTCCAAGGCACTGGCGACACAAAGACCCCGATGTATGGTCTGATCGGTGTCAACCTCCTCCATGTATTTCTGGCCTACCCCCTCATCTACGGACAGTGGGGAGCTCCTGCAATGGGACTCAAAGGCGCGGCGATCGCCGTCGGCGTCGCCGAAGTGACAGGCATGTTCTATCTGCTGCTGCGTTGTCGCCCCATCTTGAAGCAGTCGTCCACACTGCGCCTCGACCTGATTCGATCGATCTGGGATGTTGGAGCGTCGGTCTCCGGCGAACGCATCGTGCAACAGGCGGGTATCTTCATCTACACCAAACTCGTCCTCCTCTACGGCACCGTGGCCTATGCCGCGCATCAAGTCGGGTTGTCGATTGAATCCTTTTCGTTCCTACCCGGCTATGGACTTGCCATTGCTGCCGCCACCATGGTGGGCCAAAGCATCGGAGCCGGGAAGTATACCAGAGCGAAACTCGAAAACTGGGAAGCCAATCGGCTGGCCATTATGATCATGACCGGTATGGGAATCCTTTTTTTCTTCTTTCCGTACACGTTGCTTCATGCCTTCACAACCGATGACGCGGTGATCGAGCTTGGAACGACATTTTTAAAGATTGTTGCCTTACTTCAAGTGCCGCTGGCCCTCACCATGGTGTTAGCCGGATCGCTACGGGGTGCAGGCGACACCCGCTTCATCATGGGTGCCACGATGATCGGTATGTGGGGTGTCCGCGTGCCCTTGGCACTGGTCGCGGCCCTCTGGCTACGCCAGTCCGTCTCATTCATCTGGGCTGCGATGATCGCGGATTGGACTGTGCGGATGGGGTTGTTGCTCTGGCGATATCAGTCCGAACGCTGGCGGCAGATTCAGGTGATTCGGTAA
- a CDS encoding 2-dehydropantoate 2-reductase, with the protein MKQILFVGAGSVGGFFGAHLAKNNPNVSFLLRPRTREAVKRNGLTIRSAEGSFTVRPPVASDARELPKPDLIVLGVKAYDLDEVMDQIEPVLTDKTVLLTLQNGIDTEDRLIARIQRDCVVGGVAYIYSKIAEPGVIDHYKKGAVAIGELMGYESERLLAIRDLFTSASIPCHLSKDLRRTKWEKMCWNCVFNPITVLIDDRVAKALDHPEMTGVIRQIVGECTAISAALKVPLPLDMPERVVKASQEIRDIHTSMYDDWKAGRRTEIDSLNGFIVEQGRTLGIPTPVNEALTAMIKTITEKEQTGSGRVRIEGAVVQAISFDRAAIAALPVEHQLDIATVMPGMKGRGIRLKGLLDVPTLAIEADHIAFHAADGTYSACLTLQQARDHGVLVYELDGSSLPDTNGGPFRLVTPGLGDLCANVKGVSRIEVTKGLGRDTRQTTCPPVS; encoded by the coding sequence ATGAAACAGATCTTATTCGTGGGTGCAGGATCGGTCGGCGGGTTCTTCGGGGCACATCTGGCGAAGAACAACCCCAATGTCTCCTTTCTTCTCAGACCAAGGACACGTGAAGCAGTCAAGCGGAATGGGCTGACGATTCGCAGTGCCGAGGGTTCGTTCACCGTTCGGCCACCAGTTGCATCCGATGCGCGAGAGCTGCCAAAACCAGACCTTATTGTTCTGGGAGTGAAAGCCTACGACCTTGATGAGGTGATGGACCAGATCGAACCCGTACTCACGGATAAGACGGTGCTGCTGACGTTGCAGAACGGGATCGATACCGAAGATCGGCTCATCGCACGAATCCAGCGGGACTGCGTCGTGGGCGGAGTCGCGTACATCTATTCAAAAATCGCCGAGCCGGGCGTGATCGACCATTATAAGAAGGGGGCTGTCGCCATCGGTGAACTGATGGGCTATGAGAGCGAACGACTTCTCGCCATCCGTGACCTGTTTACCTCAGCAAGCATTCCTTGCCACCTCTCTAAAGATCTTCGCCGCACTAAATGGGAGAAGATGTGTTGGAACTGCGTCTTCAATCCGATCACGGTGCTCATTGATGATCGTGTGGCAAAAGCGTTGGATCACCCTGAGATGACGGGTGTCATTCGGCAGATTGTCGGAGAATGCACGGCAATCTCGGCAGCACTGAAGGTACCGTTGCCGCTCGATATGCCTGAACGAGTGGTCAAGGCCTCGCAAGAGATCCGTGACATTCATACGTCCATGTACGACGATTGGAAGGCGGGGCGGCGGACGGAGATCGACTCTTTAAACGGGTTCATTGTGGAGCAGGGTCGCACGTTAGGCATTCCCACTCCTGTCAACGAAGCCCTGACGGCGATGATCAAGACGATCACCGAGAAAGAACAGACCGGCTCAGGGCGGGTCCGAATCGAAGGCGCCGTCGTTCAAGCGATCTCATTTGACCGTGCTGCTATCGCGGCATTGCCTGTAGAACATCAGCTCGATATTGCCACTGTGATGCCGGGCATGAAAGGACGGGGAATTCGGTTGAAGGGACTGCTCGATGTTCCGACTTTGGCGATCGAGGCGGATCACATCGCATTTCATGCAGCAGACGGGACGTACTCTGCCTGTCTCACGCTTCAGCAAGCCAGAGACCATGGAGTTCTCGTGTACGAGCTTGATGGATCCTCGTTGCCTGATACGAATGGTGGTCCGTTCCGACTGGTCACGCCGGGACTCGGGGATCTCTGCGCCAATGTGAAAGGGGTCTCGCGGATTGAAGTGACGAAGGGGCTCGGTCGTGATACGAGGCAAACCACCTGTCCACCGGTCTCGTGA
- a CDS encoding sodium:proton antiporter codes for MTLIHTLTILICLAALFSYVNHRLLKLPMTIGLMAVALVFSLILLVLGKLGFGVEAEAQRFIGAIDFNEALMHGMLGFLLFAGALHVKLDELLDLKWVIGTLAVIGTILSSLLIGGLSYVVFALVGLPLPFLYCLLFGALISPTDPIAVMGVLRQARLPKALEMKIVGESLFNDGVGVVIFLVVLNLVPKETVHVTDVLRLFAEEALGGAALGLALGYIAYRMLRSVDNYQVEILITLALVMGSFGLADLLHTSGPIAVVVAGLLIGNYGRQWAMSETTREHLDNFWELLDELLNAVLFVLIGLEVLVLSFQQPYLIAGLVAIPLVLAARWITVVLQVKGLSVVHEFNEKTIRILTWGGLRGGISVALALSLPPGSSRDALVTITYAVVVFSILVQGLTINRVLGERS; via the coding sequence GTGACACTGATTCACACGCTCACGATCCTCATTTGCTTGGCGGCCCTGTTCAGTTATGTGAACCACCGGCTGCTGAAATTACCGATGACGATCGGGCTGATGGCGGTGGCGCTGGTGTTCTCGCTGATTCTGCTGGTGCTCGGCAAGTTGGGATTCGGCGTGGAGGCTGAGGCCCAACGGTTCATCGGCGCCATTGATTTCAACGAAGCGCTGATGCATGGCATGCTGGGGTTCTTGCTGTTTGCCGGCGCGTTGCATGTCAAACTGGACGAGCTGCTGGATCTCAAATGGGTGATCGGCACTCTGGCGGTCATCGGGACGATCCTCTCGAGCCTGCTGATCGGGGGGCTTAGCTATGTGGTGTTTGCTCTCGTCGGCCTGCCGCTGCCCTTTCTCTATTGCCTGCTGTTTGGGGCGTTGATTTCGCCAACCGATCCGATCGCCGTCATGGGAGTCCTCAGGCAAGCCCGCTTACCCAAGGCACTGGAAATGAAAATCGTCGGGGAGTCTCTCTTCAACGATGGTGTGGGCGTCGTGATATTTCTGGTCGTGTTGAATCTCGTTCCGAAAGAGACGGTGCACGTGACCGACGTGCTGAGACTCTTCGCGGAGGAAGCGCTCGGTGGAGCTGCGCTCGGGCTTGCCTTAGGTTACATCGCGTATCGGATGCTCCGCTCGGTCGATAATTACCAAGTCGAGATTCTCATTACCCTGGCGCTGGTCATGGGTAGCTTCGGGCTGGCGGATCTGTTGCACACCTCCGGCCCCATCGCCGTGGTGGTGGCGGGACTGCTCATCGGAAACTATGGGCGGCAATGGGCCATGTCGGAAACGACACGGGAGCATCTCGATAACTTCTGGGAATTGTTGGACGAGTTGTTGAATGCTGTTTTGTTCGTGCTGATCGGATTGGAAGTGCTTGTACTGAGTTTCCAACAACCCTATCTGATCGCCGGACTCGTGGCCATTCCCTTAGTGCTGGCGGCACGTTGGATTACCGTGGTGCTCCAAGTGAAAGGATTGAGTGTTGTGCACGAGTTCAACGAGAAGACGATCAGGATTTTAACCTGGGGCGGCCTGCGCGGCGGCATTTCCGTAGCGCTGGCCCTTTCACTGCCGCCTGGTTCATCGCGCGACGCCCTGGTGACGATCACGTATGCCGTCGTCGTCTTCTCCATCCTTGTGCAGGGCTTGACGATCAACCGGGTGCTGGGAGAGAGATCATAG
- a CDS encoding winged helix-turn-helix transcriptional regulator produces MKSEDADTLSQCSECACFNVRKAARAITRFYDSVLEPSGIQGTQFSLLTVAHLAGELPITETADRLGLDRTTLTRNLKVLEMRGLIAVGPGKDGRTKSIKVTVAGRDALMKALPYWKKAQQTIVHDLGHSRFKTLMKELSAIRSLSKQSI; encoded by the coding sequence ATGAAATCCGAGGATGCTGACACGCTGAGTCAGTGCTCTGAATGCGCATGTTTCAACGTGAGAAAAGCTGCACGTGCGATCACGCGATTCTATGACTCTGTCCTCGAACCTTCCGGGATACAGGGAACACAATTTTCCTTGTTAACAGTCGCTCACCTAGCAGGTGAGTTGCCAATCACGGAAACAGCAGATCGGCTTGGCCTGGACAGGACAACATTGACACGTAACTTGAAAGTATTAGAGATGAGAGGGTTGATTGCAGTTGGACCTGGCAAGGATGGGCGCACTAAGTCGATCAAAGTGACTGTTGCGGGTCGAGATGCGCTGATGAAGGCGTTGCCCTATTGGAAGAAAGCACAGCAGACGATCGTTCATGATCTTGGGCACTCGCGTTTTAAGACACTGATGAAAGAATTGTCCGCAATTCGGTCGTTAAGCAAACAATCAATCTAA
- a CDS encoding NAD-dependent deacylase has protein sequence MARGSNLGLLKEKLAAAEAITVLTGAGISADSGVPTFRGTDGLWRNYRAEELATPQAFERDPRLVWEWYNWRRELIATKQPNDAHKALAELEHRCPDFWLMTQNVDGLHRDAGSRNLSEIHGNIWKVRCTGCGVVENNRDVPIAILPSCPRCGSLLRPHIVWFGESLSPDDLDDCSRALKRCDVLLVIGTSGVVYPAAGFASVAKEVGAFVAEINLDPTPQSALVDLSLHGRAKDLVPLLLELL, from the coding sequence ATGGCTCGTGGATCCAATCTTGGACTTTTGAAAGAAAAGTTGGCTGCTGCTGAGGCTATCACCGTCCTCACTGGGGCCGGAATTTCTGCCGATAGCGGCGTTCCGACCTTTCGTGGTACGGATGGGCTCTGGCGCAACTATCGGGCGGAAGAGTTGGCAACCCCTCAGGCCTTTGAACGCGATCCTCGCCTCGTGTGGGAATGGTACAACTGGCGGCGCGAGCTAATCGCCACGAAACAGCCGAATGATGCGCACAAGGCACTAGCCGAACTGGAGCACCGCTGTCCAGATTTTTGGCTGATGACGCAGAATGTGGATGGGCTGCATCGAGACGCCGGCTCACGGAATCTCTCGGAGATTCATGGCAATATCTGGAAGGTTCGCTGTACCGGCTGTGGCGTGGTGGAAAACAACCGCGATGTGCCGATTGCCATTCTTCCGTCCTGTCCCCGGTGTGGATCGCTGCTCAGGCCCCATATTGTGTGGTTCGGGGAATCCTTGTCTCCTGACGATCTCGACGACTGCTCCAGGGCGCTTAAGCGCTGCGACGTCTTGCTTGTCATCGGCACATCCGGCGTTGTCTATCCGGCTGCAGGGTTTGCATCCGTTGCCAAAGAAGTTGGCGCATTCGTCGCCGAAATCAACCTCGACCCCACCCCACAGTCAGCACTGGTCGACCTCTCATTGCATGGCCGTGCAAAAGATCTTGTGCCGCTACTCCTCGAACTGCTCTAG
- a CDS encoding HAD family hydrolase — MDSQSISIRGQATDYDHGKPIIMSSSIQVVFFDAADTLFHVHGSVAEIYLHHAVEFGFPQKPDSLVAIKQAFSRAFGEAPPPIFAVTDPTRIKQSERLWWFDIVHHVFYRVGMFERFDEFFDHVFRAFEDHRSWRLFPETVSTLTRLKERNLELGIISNFDSRLFTVLRGLGIAEAFDTITISSVAQAAKPASQIFHLALEKHAIDPEEALHIGDSLREDVEGAKKAGLHTALLDRDGRQKATGVQTIKSLEELFPLLEQFEE; from the coding sequence TTGGATTCACAAAGTATTTCGATACGTGGCCAGGCGACCGACTACGATCACGGTAAACCCATCATTATGAGTTCGTCGATACAAGTTGTGTTTTTTGATGCAGCCGACACCCTCTTTCACGTGCACGGGTCGGTCGCTGAGATCTACCTTCACCATGCGGTTGAATTCGGCTTTCCCCAGAAACCTGACTCGCTCGTCGCGATCAAACAGGCGTTCAGCCGAGCCTTCGGCGAAGCGCCGCCGCCGATCTTTGCCGTAACCGACCCAACACGAATCAAACAGAGTGAACGGCTGTGGTGGTTCGATATCGTGCATCACGTCTTTTATCGCGTGGGTATGTTCGAGCGGTTCGACGAGTTCTTCGATCATGTGTTTCGTGCATTTGAGGACCATCGATCATGGCGCCTGTTTCCTGAAACGGTTTCCACATTGACTCGGCTCAAAGAACGGAATCTGGAGCTCGGTATCATCTCGAATTTTGATTCTCGTCTGTTTACCGTGCTGCGTGGACTCGGAATCGCTGAAGCATTTGACACAATCACCATCTCGAGTGTGGCTCAAGCCGCGAAACCGGCTTCCCAGATCTTTCATCTTGCGCTGGAGAAGCATGCCATCGATCCGGAGGAGGCCTTGCATATCGGTGATAGTCTGCGAGAGGACGTGGAAGGCGCGAAGAAAGCCGGGCTTCACACTGCTCTGTTGGACCGTGATGGAAGACAGAAGGCAACAGGCGTTCAAACTATCAAAAGCTTAGAGGAGTTATTCCCGCTTCTAGAGCAGTTCGAGGAGTAG
- a CDS encoding outer membrane lipoprotein-sorting protein: MRLHMQNLFIALFLLIPLSVSDVAAESLLAGEEIARRINARNEGEVVSRFITMAMTDRSGTERVRETKSLRKYFGKEKRTIIFYLSPSNIKDTAFLTYDYPEADRDDDQWLYLPAARKVRRISASDRGDYFLGTDFTYEDIRKETKVGIADYSWKTLGEETIDGHRCFLVEEIPVNEKTAQELGYSKVQSWIDAEIWMVRQAKYWDVAGNPLKTLQVREITLIQDIWTAHQLSVENHKTGHKTVFTFKDVNYGQSVKDEMFTEDALRRGY; encoded by the coding sequence ATGCGATTGCACATGCAGAACCTGTTTATTGCGCTCTTTCTGTTGATTCCTTTGTCCGTATCCGATGTTGCAGCGGAATCCCTACTTGCCGGCGAAGAAATTGCTCGACGCATCAATGCGCGTAACGAAGGAGAGGTCGTCTCACGTTTTATTACGATGGCCATGACGGATCGCAGCGGCACCGAACGAGTGCGGGAAACAAAGAGCCTCCGAAAGTATTTCGGGAAAGAGAAACGCACGATCATCTTCTATTTGAGCCCTTCAAATATTAAAGATACGGCATTTTTGACCTATGATTACCCGGAAGCCGATCGAGATGATGATCAATGGTTGTACTTGCCAGCCGCCAGAAAAGTTCGCCGTATTTCCGCGTCTGATCGAGGGGACTACTTCCTCGGGACTGACTTTACGTATGAAGACATTCGCAAGGAAACCAAGGTTGGGATTGCGGATTACTCTTGGAAAACTCTCGGCGAGGAGACCATCGATGGTCATCGGTGCTTTCTCGTCGAAGAGATTCCCGTAAATGAAAAAACGGCCCAGGAATTGGGCTACAGCAAAGTGCAGTCCTGGATTGATGCCGAGATCTGGATGGTCCGTCAAGCCAAGTACTGGGATGTGGCCGGTAATCCGTTGAAGACCCTCCAGGTCAGGGAGATCACATTGATCCAGGACATCTGGACAGCCCATCAACTATCCGTTGAAAACCACAAGACCGGCCACAAGACTGTGTTTACCTTCAAAGATGTGAACTATGGGCAAAGTGTCAAGGATGAAATGTTCACGGAAGATGCCTTGCGGCGCGGATATTAA
- a CDS encoding sulfate transporter, which produces MRTTNGISPSTLFADVKSGLVVFFVALPLCLGIALASGAPLVSGLLAGIIGGIVVGLFSGSHTSVSGPAAGLSAVVAAQILSLGSFSTFLMAVLFAGMIQIGLGLAKGGFISEFFPSSVIKGLLAAIGVIIILKQIPHLVGHDPDPEGDMSFFQPDLQTTFSELISMFGDFQLGASMIGLASLVLLVLWDKWTPLKTSLFPAPVAVVLLGIGAVLWFEQLGDPWLIKPSHLVQVPVPSDLTELVGLLPRPDFSQWMNPAVYTAGLTLAIVASLETLLNLKAVDRIDRQQRISPPSQELLAQGIGNVACGLVGGLPITSVIIRSSVNVNAGGQTKLATLVHGALLLVSVPLIPTWLNTIPLSCLAAILLMTGIKLASPALIKQMWNEGRYQFIPFAATLTAIVFTDLLIGIVIGLVVAIGFILNSNMRRPVRRFVEKHLGGDVVHIELANQESFLNRAALSQVLAEVPHYGRVLLDAHSTDYIDPDVLDLIRDFKEETGPARGIDVSLIGFRNEYKFEDQIQYVDYSTRELQAALTPQQVLQILKDGHERARTGRRLTRDFTRQVRATAEGQHPLAVALSCIDSRTPVELIFDLGMGDIFSIRIAGNITSRKVLASAEYGCAVAGAKLMLVIGHTRCGAVSAAVKFLGAPLTAAESTGCQHLDSIVNEIQRSADGMTSQLSSEPSSTEALAIVDALARNNVLRVVKEIRQQSRTLDGLVQDRRIAIVGAMYDVVTGGIKFLVEDGLGETE; this is translated from the coding sequence ATGCGTACGACGAACGGGATATCTCCTAGCACTCTCTTTGCCGATGTGAAGTCGGGCCTTGTTGTGTTCTTTGTGGCGTTGCCACTCTGCCTTGGGATCGCACTGGCCTCTGGTGCGCCGTTGGTATCCGGGTTGTTGGCTGGAATCATCGGCGGCATTGTGGTGGGGCTCTTCAGTGGGTCGCACACCAGCGTGAGCGGCCCAGCCGCCGGCTTGTCGGCTGTCGTGGCTGCCCAAATCCTTTCGCTGGGATCCTTTTCAACCTTTCTCATGGCTGTGCTTTTTGCCGGGATGATCCAAATCGGTCTCGGTCTTGCCAAAGGAGGGTTCATTTCCGAATTCTTTCCCTCCAGCGTGATCAAGGGGTTGCTGGCCGCCATCGGCGTGATCATCATCCTCAAACAAATTCCCCATCTGGTCGGACATGATCCGGATCCAGAAGGCGACATGTCCTTCTTTCAGCCGGATCTCCAAACCACGTTTTCTGAGCTCATCAGTATGTTCGGGGACTTTCAGCTCGGTGCCTCTATGATTGGTCTCGCGTCTCTCGTCCTGCTTGTCCTCTGGGACAAGTGGACGCCGCTGAAAACGTCTCTTTTCCCTGCTCCTGTCGCCGTCGTGCTGCTTGGAATTGGAGCAGTCTTGTGGTTCGAGCAGCTCGGCGATCCCTGGCTTATCAAGCCGAGCCATCTTGTTCAAGTGCCTGTGCCCAGTGACTTGACCGAACTCGTGGGACTTCTTCCACGACCGGACTTCTCACAATGGATGAATCCTGCAGTCTATACGGCCGGGCTGACCCTGGCGATCGTGGCGTCGCTTGAAACCTTGCTGAATCTCAAGGCCGTTGATCGAATTGATCGGCAGCAGCGGATTTCGCCCCCAAGTCAAGAATTGTTGGCGCAAGGTATTGGGAATGTCGCGTGCGGATTGGTCGGGGGACTCCCGATCACCTCGGTCATCATTCGGAGCTCGGTGAATGTCAACGCCGGTGGACAAACGAAACTGGCCACGCTCGTCCATGGTGCCCTCCTGTTGGTCAGTGTGCCGCTCATTCCGACCTGGCTGAATACGATCCCGCTATCGTGCCTTGCCGCGATCTTGCTGATGACCGGCATCAAACTGGCCAGTCCTGCCCTGATCAAGCAGATGTGGAACGAGGGGCGTTATCAATTCATTCCGTTCGCGGCCACCCTCACGGCCATCGTCTTCACCGATCTCTTGATCGGTATCGTGATTGGGCTCGTCGTAGCCATTGGGTTTATTCTCAACAGCAATATGCGTCGCCCGGTGCGCCGTTTTGTGGAAAAGCATCTCGGCGGCGACGTTGTCCATATCGAACTGGCCAATCAGGAGAGCTTCCTCAATCGCGCGGCGTTGTCTCAGGTGCTGGCTGAAGTGCCACACTATGGGCGTGTGTTGCTTGATGCCCACAGTACGGACTACATCGATCCGGACGTGCTCGACCTGATTCGCGATTTCAAGGAGGAGACAGGACCCGCTCGCGGTATTGATGTGAGCCTCATCGGATTTCGGAACGAGTACAAGTTCGAAGATCAGATTCAATATGTGGATTATTCGACCCGGGAACTCCAAGCTGCACTCACACCGCAGCAGGTCTTGCAAATCCTGAAGGACGGCCACGAACGAGCCCGCACCGGGCGGCGCCTGACGCGAGACTTCACCCGCCAGGTCCGCGCCACGGCGGAAGGACAACATCCGTTGGCGGTTGCGCTCAGCTGCATCGATTCCCGCACGCCTGTTGAATTGATCTTCGACCTTGGTATGGGAGACATTTTTAGTATCCGGATTGCCGGGAACATCACCAGCCGAAAGGTGCTGGCCAGTGCGGAATACGGTTGTGCCGTGGCTGGGGCAAAACTCATGTTGGTGATCGGGCACACCCGATGTGGTGCGGTTTCTGCCGCGGTCAAGTTCCTGGGCGCACCCCTGACGGCGGCTGAATCAACGGGATGTCAGCACCTCGACTCTATCGTGAACGAGATCCAGCGGTCGGCTGACGGGATGACCTCTCAGCTCTCCAGTGAACCATCTTCGACTGAAGCGCTCGCGATCGTGGATGCGTTGGCCAGAAACAATGTCTTGCGAGTTGTAAAAGAGATACGGCAGCAAAGCCGGACGCTCGATGGCCTCGTTCAAGATCGGCGCATCGCGATTGTCGGCGCCATGTATGACGTCGTTACTGGAGGGATCAAGTTCTTGGTGGAAGATGGGTTAGGGGAAACGGAATGA
- a CDS encoding response regulator, with protein MVFLTKHTPLASFEETEKWGALFMALPIFVVDSSPAVRRMVEEISTSEGFEVVGFQDGPTALEAARRNSPSLIIADYHLDNMTFSGFCKEINKLDNLTETDLISLVNPADRPDENLLRTLGVKAFLKKPFQSEDLLGVLKSLQQKSTDTSNSKGLKRRVWPPTSSSTNSNDDEAIDHLSGGDSQKEPMNHPGSPSTASPAPSVEPAAPEDAMRGIFDQLLLSMTKRSELSLAERLPRVIEEKLGTHVRPIVQKELQAQLGNILSQEYLTTIIHPLVAQALPALIKKELEASEPLIRHIVSDVATASLGESIDRLVKDKVHSEIHEHLPAVVRDQMETVDQLVKEELERAVQKQAPLLANDMVRSAVGQTLEQAIQRIVPDIAEEHIKAELKRLIETEEASHPSTI; from the coding sequence ATGGTTTTCTTGACAAAGCATACCCCCCTTGCTAGCTTCGAAGAAACTGAAAAGTGGGGAGCGTTGTTCATGGCTTTGCCGATCTTTGTGGTAGACAGCAGCCCAGCAGTGAGACGGATGGTGGAAGAGATCTCGACCTCGGAAGGGTTTGAGGTCGTTGGGTTTCAAGATGGACCGACTGCGCTTGAGGCCGCTCGGCGAAACTCGCCCTCGCTGATTATCGCGGACTATCATCTCGACAATATGACCTTCTCAGGGTTTTGCAAAGAGATTAATAAGCTGGACAATCTAACGGAAACCGATCTCATCTCGTTGGTGAATCCGGCTGATCGACCGGACGAAAATCTCCTTCGCACGTTGGGTGTCAAGGCCTTCCTGAAGAAACCGTTTCAATCTGAGGATTTGCTTGGCGTGCTGAAGTCTCTTCAACAGAAGTCCACTGACACCTCGAACAGCAAGGGCTTGAAGCGGCGCGTCTGGCCGCCAACGTCGTCTTCAACCAACTCCAATGATGATGAGGCGATCGACCATCTGTCTGGTGGCGATAGCCAGAAGGAACCTATGAACCATCCTGGCAGCCCGTCCACTGCATCACCTGCACCATCGGTCGAGCCTGCGGCTCCCGAAGATGCCATGAGGGGGATCTTTGACCAACTCTTGCTATCGATGACGAAACGAAGCGAGCTGAGCCTTGCCGAGCGGCTCCCTCGCGTGATCGAGGAGAAACTGGGAACTCATGTCCGACCAATTGTTCAGAAGGAGTTGCAAGCGCAGCTAGGGAACATCCTCTCTCAGGAATATCTCACCACGATTATTCATCCTCTGGTCGCTCAGGCGTTGCCGGCTCTCATTAAAAAAGAACTCGAGGCCAGTGAGCCTCTCATTCGGCACATCGTGTCCGATGTGGCCACAGCTTCTCTCGGAGAGAGTATTGATCGACTCGTCAAGGATAAGGTCCACTCTGAAATCCATGAACACTTACCCGCGGTCGTGCGGGACCAGATGGAAACGGTCGATCAGTTGGTCAAGGAAGAGCTTGAACGTGCGGTGCAAAAGCAGGCTCCGCTCCTGGCAAACGACATGGTGAGATCCGCAGTTGGACAAACCCTCGAACAGGCCATTCAGAGAATCGTGCCTGATATCGCCGAGGAGCACATCAAGGCCGAACTCAAACGTCTGATCGAGACTGAAGAAGCGTCACACCCCTCTACGATTTAG